Sequence from the Bacteroidales bacterium genome:
CGTGCTCCCGAGTACGTAAAAACCGTCACCCAATGCTACAATGAAGCCGTTAATGCAATTTGCGATAATTCCTATACACCCGAGAAAATAAATGATTGGACAAATCGATTATCAACCGTGTTCAACAGAGGATTTTGGGATGGCTATTATCTTGGTCGTAAACTGGGAGAATGGAGCCACGTTTATGGTAGCCTTGCAACCGAAAGGAAAATATATTGCGGAAAAATCACCAACTACTTTTCTAATTTGGGCGTTGCAGAAGTTTCAATTGAAGCGCATGAACTTTACCTCAACGATAAAATTTTGATCATTGGCCCAACATCTGGAGTTATTGAAGAAACCGTTTCGGAAATAAGGGTTGATGAAAAACCTGCTCAATTTTGTCCAAAAGGAATAAAATGTTCTATACCTGTTAACACCACTGTAAGGCGAGCAGATAAGTTGTATAGAGTAGTATCAGAGGAGGAACTTAAAAAATTGGGGGAAATTAGCAACAAGAAAAATTTTTAGGATAATCATTTCAAACAATATTTTCCACTATGGTTAAATATATTTCGTGGTATTATATTTCTAAAAATTAAATAATTGTAGCAAAAACAAATATTCTGCATTTTTTCTGAAAGGAAAATTTATTCAACCAACAAAATAAAATGTTAAATCATTTCATTAGATTAGTCTTTTTTATTACAGAAATGTAATCAAACCCCAAAAAATAAATTAAAGTAATTGATTATGAAGAAATTTTTTCTCTTTTTTTTAGTGGTATTTGTTACAAGCATGTCAGCGTTCTCACAGGATACTCTCATTAGACTTAATGATGAAAGAATAATTTGTAAAATTCAAAAGGAGGATGCCGCAGCAGTGCACTTCACTTTATATAAAAACGGCAAAAAATTCGACACCTTTCTTGATAAATCAGAGATAAAATCTATTATATACGGAAACTCAGCATCTATGCAATCTAGCAATTTCGACAAAGTATCATTGGGTGCAGGTTTAGGTATGGATTTTGGCGGATTGGGACTAAATTTACTTGTCTATCCACAAAGGAATATTGGACTCTTCGGAGGTGTTGGGTATGCGTTTGCCGGAACAGGTTACAATATTGGGGCTAAGATTAGGTTTGTTTCAGAAAATACAAAATCAAAAGCCACATTTTATGGTCTTGCAATGTATGGCTACAATGCTGCAATTTCTGTAACAAATGCAACCGAATTTAACAAACTATTTTATGGACCAACAGTAGGATTTGGTTTCGACTATAAATCACATCCTTCAAAAAAGAGCTATTGGACATTTGCTATATTGTTGCCCATAAGAAGCACTGCGGTTGATGATTATATTAATGACCTCAAAGATCATCATAGCATAGAATTTAAGAATGCCCTTATGCCTATTGGAATAACTATGGGCTATAGAATTATATTAAACTAATATGATTGTCCGCAATAATACCTAATGGAGAATTAATAATCCAAATTGTCATTCCTGCGAATGCAGGAATCTATCTCTGTTTAAGAGATTCCGGGACTTCGCCCGGAATGACATCAGGATTCATTTTATGTATTAGGTATAATTAGAGGGTATTCATATAAATTAGTACTTTATCTTGGTTAACTTTTTACTGTAAATATTTGTTGTGTTTTACTAATAAAATCAAAAAAATGACCTTCAGCGAACTTTGTAATAAACTTTTTGATGATAGTACAACTTACTATCATACAATGGATAATGTATACGCTACATTAGCAAATCCTCATAAAGAGGAAACCATTGAGGGAGCGCTATTTAAAAAGAACTGGATTGATGCCGTACAATGGCATCTTGAGGATATCATTAGAGATCCTAAAATTGATCCCATTAAGGCATTAGAAATAAAGCGTTGGATAGATCGTTCGAATCAGGAAAGAACCGATTTGGTTGAGCTAATCGATAGCTACTTTCTTACAAAGTATAAAGATGTTAAACCGCAACCGGGAGCAACCCTTAATACCGAAAGTCCCGCATGGGCCATCGACCGCCTATCAATACTTGCGCTAAAGATTTACCACATGCAACAAGAGGTAATTAGAAAAGATGCCGCACCAGAACATCTTGCTAAATGCCAAATCAAACTTGATGTTCTTTTAGATCAGAAAAAAGATCTCTCTCTTGCTATCGATCAGCTAATTGCCGATATCGAAAGTGGTAAGAAGTACATGAAAGTTTACAAACAGATGAAAATGTATAACGATCCCTCCTTGAATCCTGTTCTTTACGCACAAAAAAAATAATCTCAAAAAAAAGATGGCAAAGATTTTAGTATTCCGGTTAAGTGCTATTGGGGATGTTGCAATGACGGTTCCCGTTATATGGTCATTAACTAAAACTTACCCAGATGCCGAAATTACATTTGTATCACAAAAATTTGCCTCAGGATTTTTAAAACATATTCCAGGAGTAAGACATTTTGAAGTTGACCTTAAAGGAAAGCATAAAGGATTTTGGGGGATTATTCGTCTTTACCTTGATCTTCGAAAACTTGGTAAGTTTGATGTAATCGCCGATTTACACGATGTAATAAGAACAAAAATCCTCCGTTTTCTATTTCTTTTTTCATTATCGCATTTTGCGATTATTGATAAAGGCCGAAGGGATAAACACAATCTCACTAAAATTAATAAGAAAGTTTTACGTCAACTCGACACATCTGTATCGCGCTATGCAAAGGTATTTTACGACGCTGGTTTTAAATTTGATGTTGAATTCGATTACCTATTTACCCAATCGCCCCTAACCGAAAAAATTACAAACATCACTGGGCCAAGGGAAAACAAGTGGGTTGGAATTGCCCCATTTGCAAAGCACAAAGGGAAAATATACCCGCTCGAGCTAATGGAGAAGGTAATGGAACTCGTTTCCGATACTAAAGGCGTTAAAATATTCCTATTTGGCGGAGGACAGTATGAAAAAGCGATTTTAGAGGGATGGGAGAAACGTTTTCCGAATACAATCTCCCTTGCAGGCAAACTTAGCATGGAAGATGAGCTAAAGGTAATTTCGAATCTTGAGGTGCTTGTTTCCATGGATTCCGCAAATATGCATTTAGCATCGCTTGTAAACACGTGCGTAGTAAGTATTTGGGGGGCAACACACCCTTTTGCAGGATTCTATGGATGGAACCAAAACCCAAAACATGCGCTTCAAATTAATCTGCCTTGCCGGCCATGTTCCATTTATGGAAATAAGCCCTGTTTTAGGAAAGATTTTGCCTGTATGAATCTAATTACCCCTGAAAGCGTTTATAGCAAAATATTGGACGAAATTATCACCTAAAATCGATATTGTTACTATTCAGCAATTAAAAAATTCTCACGCTAAGTCGCGAAGAAGATAAAATAGATGAGGAGCACCTCTAAAATCAATTGCATCTACGATTTGTGCGCAAAGAGAAAAAACCTTTGATTTTTTCTCCCTTGGCGTGCTCTGCGACTTTGCGTGAACCCATTAGGGCTCAACGAAATTAAGCATTACGACAGGAACATGTAATCTTTGCTTTCAAAGAAAATGTTTGCTGAAACATAAACCTGAACGACTACTTGATATTTAATTACCCCAAAAAACCTCGAACTCAAATCGGGGTTTTTTAATGTATCGTGGCCAACTTTTAGAAATATGTTAAATGACACATAATCAAACTTTAAAAGAGAAAGAATTAATTTTGTGACAAATTTGAAAACTAATAATTTATTGATATGACTTACATTACGAAGGAAAAGCTGTTTTCGAAGGAGTGGTTTTTAGCCTATACCTTGATAACAATTGGTGCGTTTATTCTGGCGGCGGGTTTTGTGCTTTTTATCGACCCACACAGAATTGCACCAGGAGGGGTTTATGGCATTGGTATTATCACGCACTACTTGACTCAGGGTATGTTTTCTTGGGCACCAGATGGTTTACCAATTGGTACAGTTGGTCTTATCCTAAATATTCCGTTAACCATAATTGGAATAAAAATACTTGGCCCTCGCTTTGGGGTTAAAACCGTAATCGGTTTTCTTCTATCCTCTATTTTCATCGACTTGCTTCATGGGCTATTGGGTTACGCACCGCTTGTTGACGATATGCTACTATCATCAGTTTTTGGAGGTGTATTAATTGGTTTCGGATTGGGGTTAATATTTAAATCAAAAGCCACAAGCGGCGGATCTGATATAATTGCCATGATTTTTGCAAAGTATACCCGTCTTCCCCTCGGACAATTGATGATTTATGTTGATTCGGCTATTGTGCTATTGGCCTTGCTCGCTTTTAAGGATTGGAAGATTCCTATGTATTCATGGATTGTTATCTACATAACTGGTAAGGTTATAGATATGACCATCCAAGGTGTTAGCTACGATAAAACTCTTTTCATAGTTTCTGAGAAATGGGAGGAGATACGTAATAAGATTATTATTGATCTGGAGCGTGGAGGTACCTTAATAAACGTCACAGGTATGTACCAAGGCCAAGAGAAAAAAATGATCTTTACCAATGTTAGCCGCCGTGAGGTATATATGTTAAAGGATTACATTAAATCAATCGATCCATTTGCCTTTATTACAGTGATTGACGCAAACGAAATCCTTGGCGAAGGATTCAAATCAATTCATAGTGATAGCTAATCAAGAAAAATGCTGAGAAAAAAGCCTAGTTGGAAAATTCCAACTAGGCTTTTGTTTTTTAGAACAGACAATACTAAATACAATCATAGCCGATAATCAAAATTCTTACCACTTTTTTCTAAAATCTCCTCGCGAAAAATATTTTTCAATAAAACAGTACATCAAAATAAAAAAGTATCGACTTCCCATTTCACGAATCTTTAACTTTGATTCGCCGTACTTTCTATTTGTCCATGAGTTTGGAATTACAGTATATGAATATCCCCTTATTATTGCCTTTAATGGTAATTCAATAGTCAGGTTAAAGTGTGGAGATAAGAATGGCTTAATCCCTTCAATTGTATGACGCTTGTAAAGTTTAAATGCATTTGTGGTGTCATTGTATTTTATATGCATTACAAAACGAATAATAAAATTCGCCATCCGATTGATTCTTTTTTTAACAAAAGGATAATCAATCAATTTCCCTCCTTTGATAAAGCGATTCCCAAAAACACAATCGTAGTTGCCTTCAATCATTGTTGTATAAAACTTAATAAGATCGTAGGGTGAATCTGATAAATCGGCCATCATGATAGCCACACAATCTCCATCAAATCGCTCCAATCCATATCTCACGGCATAACCAAATCCATTAGGTCCATGATTTGTCTCATATCTTAGCGCTGGGTGCTTTTTTTGAAGATCAACCAATACCTGCTCAGTATTATCTTTTGAATTATCATTAACAACAAAAATTTCATGCTCAATTTTTACCTTGTCAAATGCTTGTTCAATTTGTTCAATAGTTTCTGCTATTGATTCCTCTTCGTTATATGCTGGAATAACTATGCTTAGTTTCATCTTTAAAATGCTGTGAGAATGTCTGAACTACTAAAATAATTAAATAGAGAATAGAGAAAAACAACATAAAAGTTCCATCAAAATCTTGCCTTATATTGTGGTAATAAGAATAAAAGAAAGAGAAAAGAGCATATAGAAGATAAACAAGCCAAAGTATGGTTGTAATACCAAATAACTGACCATATCCTAAAAGAATAATAAGGGCTACTAAGGCGATATTCATTCGATCCATGCTACCGTTCATTAAATAAATACAAGTAAATAAGAATAAAAGATTTGCCGATACCACAACCACATCAAGTCGCTTTCTTAAAAAGCCAATAATATTAATGCCTACAAACATTAAAATAAAAATATTTCTTATCACAGTCCAAGAATTAGGAAGCACTTTAAATAGTCCTAACCACATAGAACCGTGTTGGGGTTGATCAAGAACAGCAAGTCCTATTCTTCGTATCATCATTTGTATAAGTTCTGGCAAAAATGGGGCTATGGAAATTATACATGCTAGAAATGAAACAAGACAATAAAAAATAATTTTTCGAAAACCATTAACATTGTTTTTATAAATATTATAAAGGCATAATGGCCCAATAAAAACGCCCATACCTACAAAAGCGACGGAAAATCCCAAAAGTACAGGGCTAATAAACAGGCCTAATGTTTTATTAGAACTATCGGAAAAATAAATCGCTGAAAGAATTAGTAAAAGCCCAATTCCTTTGGGTTCAGAAATATAAGTACCCCAAATAAGTAAAATTGGAGACAAAGCACCTAAAGATAAACCAATCAGTAATGGAAGATTTTGCTGTAATTTAATAGGAAGCTTATTTAAAATTCGATTTTTAGGGATGCGATATCGCCACTTATTAATAATAAAAGCAAAAATCAAAACAGCTAATAGACTATCAAAAAATGCAAAAGTGTATCTGAAAGCCAATGGGGAGGCAAAGCAATACTCAATGCCTCCAAAAAAAAGTGTTGCCAAAGGAAGATTGCTAAATGCATAGTAGTTCCATCTATCCTGAGTTGAGCATACCCATGGATCGTAATTGTCTTTATCGGTTCTTAATTGCTGCCTTAATTTAACGTGGTCTGTTGAGTCATAGGGGTTGACTCCATTTGCAACCAGTTGTCCCGCATCTCGATAAATTTTCAGGTCAATATTCTCATTTTGACGAGGTGAGTGAAAAATCATTACCAAGCGAAATGACATTGCAATCAAAAAAACCCACAAATAAATTTTGGTTCTATCAGACATAAAAACTAATTCGAAGTTAAACTATCATAGATTTGGCGAAGTATATCGTTTAAATTATAACGATATTCCCATTCTGGATAACGCTTTTTAAATTTTGACACATCCGAAATATACCAGATATGATCCCCAATTCGATTATCTTCAGCATAAGAATAGTTCATCTTTTTTCCCGTAATTGCCTCGCACAAAACAATCGCTTCCTTCATTGAACAATTGGAATGACGGCCCCCTCCTGCATTATATACTTCTCCCTGACCTGGAGATAGATAAAAATGATAAAACATATTCACAAGGTCATAAGCGTGAATATTATCCCGAACCTGCTTCCCTTTATAGCCAAAAACTGTGTAGTGATTACCAGTTACCGCGCATTTCATTAAATATGATAGAAATCCATGTAATTGAGCACTTGAATGGTTGGGTCCGGTTAGGCAACCGCCCCTGAATACTGCTACATTCATACCAAAATATTTTCCATATTCCTGAGCCAAGACATCAGCTGCCAATTTTGATGCCCCAAACAATGAGTGTTTTGAGTTATCAACGCTCATGCTTTCATCAATCCCGTCTTTGAAGTAAGGGTGGCTTTTAGCAATTTCCCATCTGTTTTCCAATTCCACTAATGGAAGAAGGTTAGGAGTGTCACCATAAACCTTGTTGGTTGAAGTATAAATAAAAACCGCTTTAGGAGAGTACAATCGAGTTAATTCCAATAGGTTAAGTGTTCCATTAGCATTAATCGTAAAATCTGTAATTGGTTCTTTGGCTGCCCAATCGTGACTGGGTTGAGCCGCAGTGTGAATTATCAATTCTATATCTGAATTGTATTTATCAAATATCGTTTGCAACGCATCGTAATTTCGAATATCTATTGAGTGATGTTTATAGTTTTGAATCGTTTTTTCCAATTCTTTTCTACACCAATCCGTAGAAGATTCTTTTCCAAAAAAATATGCCCTTTGGTCGTTGTCAATTCCGATAATTAGATCCATTTTTTTAGAAAAAAAACGAACTGATTCACAACCTATAAGTCCAGCAGATCCCGTTACAATTGCAACTTTCATAGAAATTATTTTAAAATTGTTTTTAATTTTTGTTCATTTTTGTTTATCCATGCGAAAACATCAGAAAAGATATTTTCTACACTTTTTTGTGGTTTCCAACCAATTTCATTTTCTATTTTAGTGTTATCTGAAATGAAAATCCTCAAATCAGCTGGTCTATTTTGAGTTTCTGCGTCAATTTTTATTTTATTTCCTGTGATTTTTTCACAAATAGAGGTCATTTCCAATAAAGATACGCTAGAAAATAATCCTCCTCCGGCATTATAAATTTTTCCATTAAACTTCTCTATCTGATGAATTTGAATATCTATTAAATTTATCAAATCATCAATATGTAAAATATCTCTTACCTGTTTTCCGAGTCCACCATAACCAATATATTTAAGCGGCTGTTTCCAATAATGCTTTGCTATCCAGAGAGTCACTACACCTTGGTCTGTTTTGCCCATTTGTCGCGGGCCAGCAACTACACCAAATCGGGTTATTGCCGCTTTTAAGTTGTAAAATTCGGCATATTCATTAATAAAAAATTCCGAAGCAAGCTTGGTTGTTCCGTAAAAAGAACGAGCACCTGAAAGATTTAAATCTTCTGAAATTCCCAAGTTTGAGATTCCTTTTTCTTTCTGGTCTTTGCAAAATGAAAAACGTGTTTCTTCTTCAATAAAATTTGCATTTTCAATTCTACTTATTGGATAAACTCTACTTGTGGAAAGAAATATAATTTTTGCCTTGTTTTTCAAGCAAGCATTAAAACAATTAATCGAACCGTACAAATTATTGTTTATGATGTAAGTTGGGTCTAAGTTAAGTCCAGACATTACTGATGGCTCAGCCGATGCCTCGATTAGCACATCAAAAGGTCCAATGGCTTCAAGATCCTCGTTATTTCGAATGTCCCCATGAATAAATTCAATCCCTCTTTCTTGAAAATCTGTTAAATTCAATTCCGAACCTCTTCTTTTTAGATTGTCAAAAACAACAATTGAATAACTTGGATATTTTTCTTTAAGCTTAATGCAAAGCGATGAACCAATGAAACCGGCTCCCCCCGTAACTAATATTTTCATTTTCCTTGAATAATTGTTTTGCCTCTTTCTATCAATAGTTTTGATTCAATATTTTATTCAATATTCTTAAACACGAATATAATATTTTTTTTCATACATGAATTTCACCATACCTGAGTACAATCGTTATTTAGGAATTTTAGCAATTGAAGTTCTCGAAGGTGGTTTAATCCAACTATAGAAATAACTAGATTACCATCCTTTTTACCGCTAGTCCTGTAGAATGTTCTATTTTGCTTTTTTAATCCGCTCAATCAGTCCAAAATGTTTTAATACTCTCAACGCCCTTAATGTGTTCCATCTGCTGGGTTGCCCAATAGTTTCCATATCAAAATGGGTCTGCCCGCTGTGTTTACATTGCAGAGTCCATGTCATATCTGCTCTTTGCTTTTTTATCAAAACCTCCAATGCATCTGCCATTCTACCATCATAACCAACACCTGCCAACCGGAAATAATCTAACGCCCTTAAAATATCGTATCTCCAACGCGATGGGTATGATAGCATTAACATTCTCCTATCAATTATCTCTCCTGTTCTATGCGATTTATACAATTTGTGTTCAAGAAGGAATTCCCTCGACTCCTCCTCCACTTTTTTTAGCTCATTCAAACGATAGGTGTAGCCCTGCTGTGAATATTCCAAAATCCCCTCAATTACCGATAGCGTTGAATGCACCGAACTGTGTTTTGCACCATGAAAGTTGAACTGACAATTAAATCCACCATCGGAAAGTTGCTGAGAAAGAATAAAATCCACCA
This genomic interval carries:
- a CDS encoding DUF4254 domain-containing protein translates to MTFSELCNKLFDDSTTYYHTMDNVYATLANPHKEETIEGALFKKNWIDAVQWHLEDIIRDPKIDPIKALEIKRWIDRSNQERTDLVELIDSYFLTKYKDVKPQPGATLNTESPAWAIDRLSILALKIYHMQQEVIRKDAAPEHLAKCQIKLDVLLDQKKDLSLAIDQLIADIESGKKYMKVYKQMKMYNDPSLNPVLYAQKK
- a CDS encoding glycosyltransferase family 9 protein yields the protein MAKILVFRLSAIGDVAMTVPVIWSLTKTYPDAEITFVSQKFASGFLKHIPGVRHFEVDLKGKHKGFWGIIRLYLDLRKLGKFDVIADLHDVIRTKILRFLFLFSLSHFAIIDKGRRDKHNLTKINKKVLRQLDTSVSRYAKVFYDAGFKFDVEFDYLFTQSPLTEKITNITGPRENKWVGIAPFAKHKGKIYPLELMEKVMELVSDTKGVKIFLFGGGQYEKAILEGWEKRFPNTISLAGKLSMEDELKVISNLEVLVSMDSANMHLASLVNTCVVSIWGATHPFAGFYGWNQNPKHALQINLPCRPCSIYGNKPCFRKDFACMNLITPESVYSKILDEIIT
- a CDS encoding YitT family protein, with the protein product MTYITKEKLFSKEWFLAYTLITIGAFILAAGFVLFIDPHRIAPGGVYGIGIITHYLTQGMFSWAPDGLPIGTVGLILNIPLTIIGIKILGPRFGVKTVIGFLLSSIFIDLLHGLLGYAPLVDDMLLSSVFGGVLIGFGLGLIFKSKATSGGSDIIAMIFAKYTRLPLGQLMIYVDSAIVLLALLAFKDWKIPMYSWIVIYITGKVIDMTIQGVSYDKTLFIVSEKWEEIRNKIIIDLERGGTLINVTGMYQGQEKKMIFTNVSRREVYMLKDYIKSIDPFAFITVIDANEILGEGFKSIHSDS
- a CDS encoding glycosyltransferase family 2 protein, whose amino-acid sequence is MKLSIVIPAYNEEESIAETIEQIEQAFDKVKIEHEIFVVNDNSKDNTEQVLVDLQKKHPALRYETNHGPNGFGYAVRYGLERFDGDCVAIMMADLSDSPYDLIKFYTTMIEGNYDCVFGNRFIKGGKLIDYPFVKKRINRMANFIIRFVMHIKYNDTTNAFKLYKRHTIEGIKPFLSPHFNLTIELPLKAIIRGYSYTVIPNSWTNRKYGESKLKIREMGSRYFFILMYCFIEKYFSRGDFRKKW
- a CDS encoding NAD-dependent epimerase/dehydratase family protein — encoded protein: MKVAIVTGSAGLIGCESVRFFSKKMDLIIGIDNDQRAYFFGKESSTDWCRKELEKTIQNYKHHSIDIRNYDALQTIFDKYNSDIELIIHTAAQPSHDWAAKEPITDFTINANGTLNLLELTRLYSPKAVFIYTSTNKVYGDTPNLLPLVELENRWEIAKSHPYFKDGIDESMSVDNSKHSLFGASKLAADVLAQEYGKYFGMNVAVFRGGCLTGPNHSSAQLHGFLSYLMKCAVTGNHYTVFGYKGKQVRDNIHAYDLVNMFYHFYLSPGQGEVYNAGGGRHSNCSMKEAIVLCEAITGKKMNYSYAEDNRIGDHIWYISDVSKFKKRYPEWEYRYNLNDILRQIYDSLTSN
- a CDS encoding NAD-dependent epimerase/dehydratase family protein, with translation MKILVTGGAGFIGSSLCIKLKEKYPSYSIVVFDNLKRRGSELNLTDFQERGIEFIHGDIRNNEDLEAIGPFDVLIEASAEPSVMSGLNLDPTYIINNNLYGSINCFNACLKNKAKIIFLSTSRVYPISRIENANFIEEETRFSFCKDQKEKGISNLGISEDLNLSGARSFYGTTKLASEFFINEYAEFYNLKAAITRFGVVAGPRQMGKTDQGVVTLWIAKHYWKQPLKYIGYGGLGKQVRDILHIDDLINLIDIQIHQIEKFNGKIYNAGGGLFSSVSLLEMTSICEKITGNKIKIDAETQNRPADLRIFISDNTKIENEIGWKPQKSVENIFSDVFAWINKNEQKLKTILK